A single Nostoc sp. PCC 7107 DNA region contains:
- a CDS encoding DUF1824 family protein, with translation MPNSNQLPLTVAEARKFLNKFNCLDIAPVLDASEKALVRQALILITKLSDYQILGICADTAEEALLAMKTYSRALGYEVPTDLPTTDGPVYIKLNGKNGLCYLDSYAGHHRGVLVSCQSYDERGINEMYGHLPLDLFA, from the coding sequence ATGCCAAACTCAAATCAACTCCCGCTTACCGTCGCTGAAGCTAGAAAATTCCTCAACAAATTCAACTGCTTAGATATTGCACCAGTCCTTGATGCTTCGGAAAAAGCCTTGGTGCGTCAGGCTTTAATCTTAATCACCAAACTTTCTGACTATCAAATATTAGGCATTTGTGCTGACACAGCCGAAGAAGCACTACTAGCAATGAAAACTTACTCGCGGGCTTTGGGTTATGAAGTCCCAACTGATTTACCCACAACTGATGGCCCAGTTTATATTAAATTAAACGGCAAAAATGGTCTGTGCTATCTTGATTCCTACGCAGGGCATCATCGCGGTGTATTAGTATCTTGCCAATCTTATGATGAAAGAGGAATCAACGAAATGTATGGACATCTACCCCTCGATTTATTTGCCTAA
- a CDS encoding prohibitin family protein, with protein MRSQQLGNWQTTVLGILLGLLVIVGLNAFIIINPGQAAVISILGKARDGALLEGIHLKPPFISVIDVYDLTVQKFEVPAESSTKDLQNLSARFAINFRLDASQVVQVRRKQGTLENIVSKIIAPQTQEAFKIAAARRTVEEAITKRSELKEDFDNALGDRLDKYGIIVLDTSVVDLTFSPEFARAVEEKQIAEQRAQRAVYVAREAEQEAQAEINRAKGKAEAQRLLAETLKAQGGQLVLQKEAIEAWKTGGAQMPKVLIMGDKSQSSVPFIFNLGNLPSQQ; from the coding sequence TTGAGAAGTCAACAATTGGGAAATTGGCAAACTACAGTTTTAGGAATTTTGTTAGGACTACTGGTGATTGTCGGACTAAATGCCTTTATTATTATCAATCCAGGGCAAGCAGCGGTGATTAGCATTTTAGGTAAAGCTAGAGATGGTGCTTTATTGGAGGGTATTCACTTGAAACCGCCCTTTATTTCCGTAATAGATGTGTATGATTTAACAGTGCAAAAATTTGAAGTGCCAGCAGAAAGTTCGACAAAGGATCTGCAAAATTTATCGGCGAGATTTGCAATTAACTTTCGTCTCGATGCCTCACAAGTAGTTCAGGTGAGAAGAAAACAAGGAACTTTAGAAAATATAGTATCAAAAATTATCGCGCCTCAAACCCAAGAAGCATTTAAAATAGCAGCTGCTAGAAGAACAGTAGAAGAGGCAATTACCAAACGCAGTGAACTCAAAGAAGACTTTGATAATGCTTTAGGCGATCGCTTAGACAAATACGGAATAATTGTGTTAGATACTAGTGTGGTTGATTTAACTTTTTCACCTGAATTTGCCAGAGCAGTTGAAGAAAAACAAATTGCCGAACAACGCGCCCAAAGAGCAGTTTATGTAGCACGAGAAGCTGAACAAGAAGCCCAGGCAGAAATTAATCGTGCTAAAGGTAAAGCTGAAGCACAAAGGCTTTTAGCCGAAACTCTCAAAGCCCAAGGTGGGCAATTAGTTTTACAAAAAGAAGCAATTGAAGCATGGAAAACAGGTGGCGCTCAAATGCCTAAAGTTTTGATTATGGGTGATAAATCACAAAGTAGTGTACCCTTTATTTTCAACCTGGGGAATCTTCCTAGCCAACAATAA
- a CDS encoding ABC transporter ATP-binding protein, which produces MAIAFNSRQILNKRRHSVHPLHRLLDYGHQYRQQIWLATGCSVLNKLFDLAPPGLIGVAVDVVVKQQNSIIAQLGVKDVFGQFLILSLLTAIIWILESIFEYAYSKLWRNLAQNIQHNLRLDAYKHLQDLELAYFEERSTGGLMSILSDDINQLERFLDVGANDIIQVATTVIIIGGAFFILAPSVAWMAMSPMPFILWGSFAFQRLLAPRYADVREKVGYLNGRLVNNLSGITTIKSFTAEDYESYRLAQDSEAYKKSNSKAIKLSAAFVPLIRMLILVGFTALLLYGGMAAVAGKMTVGTYSVLVFLIQRLLWPLTRLGDTFDQYQRAMASTKRVMNLLDTPITIHPGNVALPVDKVRGEVEFKNVTFAYKDRFAVITNLSLQITAGKTIAIVGSTGSGKSTLVKLLLRFYEVETGKITVDGIDIQDLNLRDLRRCIGLVSQDVFLFHGTVAENIAYGTFAATEEEIMTAAKVAEAHEFIENLPQGYETIVGERGQKLSGGQRQRIAIARAVLKNPPILILDEATSAVDNETEAAIQRSLEKITVDRTTIAIAHRLSTIRNANCIYVMEYGQLVESGTHEELLEKNGVYASLWRVQSGLR; this is translated from the coding sequence GTGGCTATAGCATTTAATTCTCGTCAGATATTAAACAAGCGTAGACATTCAGTGCATCCCCTCCACCGCCTGCTTGACTATGGACACCAGTATCGTCAACAAATTTGGTTAGCAACTGGTTGTTCTGTTCTCAACAAGCTTTTTGATTTAGCACCACCGGGATTAATTGGTGTGGCGGTGGATGTAGTAGTAAAGCAGCAGAATTCTATCATTGCTCAGTTGGGTGTAAAAGATGTCTTTGGACAATTTTTAATTCTTTCTCTACTCACTGCCATCATTTGGATACTAGAGTCGATTTTTGAGTACGCATACTCTAAACTGTGGCGCAATTTAGCGCAAAATATTCAGCATAACCTGCGACTGGATGCTTACAAACATCTGCAAGATTTGGAATTAGCTTATTTTGAAGAACGCAGTACTGGCGGTTTGATGTCCATCCTCAGTGATGATATCAACCAACTAGAGCGTTTTTTAGATGTGGGAGCAAATGACATTATCCAAGTTGCCACTACAGTAATAATTATAGGTGGTGCTTTCTTTATATTGGCTCCTAGTGTAGCGTGGATGGCGATGTCGCCTATGCCCTTTATTCTCTGGGGTTCCTTTGCTTTTCAGCGGCTGCTTGCTCCTCGTTATGCTGATGTCAGAGAAAAGGTAGGTTATTTAAATGGGCGACTGGTAAACAATTTAAGCGGTATTACTACTATTAAAAGTTTCACTGCTGAAGATTATGAAAGTTACCGTTTAGCCCAAGATAGCGAAGCTTATAAAAAAAGTAACTCTAAAGCAATTAAACTCTCGGCTGCATTTGTGCCTTTAATTCGGATGCTGATTTTAGTTGGATTTACCGCATTACTATTATATGGTGGAATGGCTGCGGTTGCGGGAAAAATGACGGTCGGCACATACAGTGTTTTGGTGTTTTTAATCCAACGGTTATTATGGCCTTTAACTAGATTAGGAGATACTTTTGACCAATACCAGCGGGCGATGGCTTCTACTAAACGAGTAATGAATTTATTGGATACACCAATTACAATTCATCCAGGAAATGTAGCCTTACCTGTGGATAAAGTACGCGGTGAAGTGGAATTTAAAAATGTTACCTTTGCTTATAAAGATAGATTTGCGGTAATTACAAACTTATCTTTGCAAATTACCGCAGGCAAAACGATCGCTATTGTCGGTTCTACAGGTTCCGGTAAAAGTACCCTCGTCAAGCTGTTATTACGGTTTTATGAGGTGGAAACTGGCAAAATTACAGTAGATGGAATTGACATCCAAGACTTAAATTTACGTGATTTACGACGTTGTATAGGCTTAGTTAGCCAGGATGTATTTCTCTTTCACGGCACGGTAGCAGAAAATATTGCTTATGGGACTTTTGCCGCTACAGAAGAGGAAATCATGACGGCTGCAAAGGTGGCAGAAGCCCATGAATTTATTGAAAATCTGCCCCAAGGTTATGAGACAATTGTCGGGGAACGAGGACAAAAGTTATCTGGTGGACAACGCCAAAGAATTGCGATCGCTCGTGCAGTGTTAAAAAATCCCCCAATTTTGATTTTAGATGAGGCCACCTCCGCCGTAGATAATGAAACCGAAGCTGCTATTCAGCGATCGCTAGAAAAGATTACAGTAGATAGAACCACAATTGCGATCGCTCATCGTCTTTCCACTATCCGCAATGCCAATTGTATTTATGTCATGGAATACGGACAATTAGTAGAATCGGGAACCCATGAGGAATTGCTAGAGAAAAATGGAGTTTACGCTAGTTTATGGCGTGTGCAGTCGGGTTTGAGATAA
- the hpsE gene encoding hormogonium polysaccharide biosynthesis glycosyltransferase HpsE, producing MSIDFTVAIPTYNGERRLHQVLERLQNQVGIENLTWEIIIVDNNSNDGTAKLIYSYQQNWQQPFSLRYTFEAKQGAAFARNRAIIEAKSELVGFLDDDNLPASNWIIKAYQFAQTHHHAGAYASQIHGCFEVKPPEYLKPILFYLAITERGETPHQYYPHRQGFPPTAGLVVRRNAWKDNVPQQLFLVGRIGSSMLGGEDAEALFYIQKAGWEIWYNPAMEVEHIIPAWRLEKTYLLSLMRGIGLTRYYLRMLLLQTWQRPFAFFVYLLNDIRKLVLHFIRYRQAMSTDIVAACEMARLISTLISPIYIWRLKMQKAILSIKNQ from the coding sequence ATGTCTATTGATTTTACTGTAGCTATTCCTACTTACAATGGCGAGAGACGTTTACATCAAGTATTAGAGAGATTACAAAATCAGGTTGGTATTGAAAATCTTACTTGGGAAATTATTATTGTTGATAATAATAGTAACGATGGTACAGCAAAACTGATTTATAGCTATCAACAAAACTGGCAACAACCATTCTCTTTAAGATATACCTTTGAAGCAAAACAAGGAGCAGCTTTTGCGAGAAATAGAGCAATTATTGAAGCCAAAAGTGAACTTGTGGGTTTTTTAGATGATGATAATTTGCCAGCCTCTAACTGGATTATAAAAGCTTATCAATTTGCTCAAACGCATCACCATGCTGGAGCTTACGCTAGTCAAATTCATGGCTGTTTTGAAGTAAAACCACCAGAATATCTTAAACCAATATTATTTTATTTAGCAATTACCGAAAGAGGTGAAACACCTCATCAGTATTATCCTCATCGCCAAGGCTTCCCTCCCACCGCTGGCTTAGTAGTTAGAAGAAATGCGTGGAAAGATAATGTTCCTCAACAACTTTTCTTAGTCGGAAGAATTGGTTCATCTATGTTAGGTGGTGAAGATGCTGAAGCCTTATTTTATATTCAAAAAGCAGGTTGGGAAATTTGGTATAACCCTGCAATGGAAGTAGAACATATCATTCCTGCTTGGCGCTTAGAGAAAACCTACCTTTTGTCGTTGATGCGGGGAATTGGTTTAACTCGATATTACTTAAGAATGTTACTACTTCAAACTTGGCAAAGACCTTTTGCTTTTTTTGTATATTTGTTGAACGATATCCGCAAACTAGTATTGCATTTCATTCGTTATCGACAAGCAATGTCTACTGATATTGTCGCAGCCTGCGAAATGGCAAGACTTATCAGTACTCTAATTAGTCCTATTTATATCTGGAGACTAAAAATGCAAAAAGCTATTTTAAGTATTAAAAACCAGTAG
- a CDS encoding glycosyltransferase — MPLVSVIIPAYNAEKTIQKTVASVLEQSLSDFELIIINSSSSDSTLNKISQIQDSRIKLFTYPQANASVNRNRGLLHTTTEFVSFLDADDLWKPDKLEAQYQALQENTEAVVAYSFTDAIDENGNFLRKCSHATWTGNVYPQLLLDDFIGSGSNVMVRRQVFREVGEFDELLTNAEDTDMWLRLAADYNFVPIKKVQILYRVSTNSKSSNILGSEASNLRIINKVFNNVPPTLKNLKSYRVANLYKYLSYKALTVEPGQQKTFHTARFLWMTIINDITIVKKMIIYKAIIKLIIMSILPKQTAKILLENFPKLSDMSTFFGYIKTEF, encoded by the coding sequence ATGCCACTAGTATCAGTCATAATTCCTGCTTATAATGCAGAAAAAACTATTCAAAAAACTGTCGCCTCTGTTTTAGAACAAAGTTTATCAGATTTTGAATTAATTATAATTAACTCCTCTTCTTCTGACTCAACATTAAATAAAATTTCTCAGATTCAAGATTCCAGAATAAAATTATTCACTTATCCCCAAGCAAATGCGTCTGTTAACCGCAATCGTGGCTTGCTACATACTACCACTGAATTTGTTAGTTTCTTAGACGCTGATGATTTGTGGAAACCAGATAAACTTGAGGCACAATATCAGGCATTACAAGAAAATACAGAAGCTGTAGTGGCTTATAGTTTTACAGATGCAATTGATGAAAATGGTAATTTTTTACGGAAATGCAGCCACGCCACTTGGACAGGTAATGTCTATCCACAACTATTACTAGATGATTTTATTGGTAGCGGTTCTAATGTGATGGTGCGTAGACAGGTTTTTAGAGAAGTAGGTGAGTTTGATGAATTACTAACTAATGCAGAAGACACCGATATGTGGCTAAGATTAGCTGCTGATTATAATTTTGTTCCTATTAAAAAAGTTCAAATTCTTTATCGAGTATCTACTAATTCTAAGTCTTCCAACATTTTAGGATCGGAAGCATCTAATTTACGAATTATTAACAAGGTATTTAATAATGTACCTCCTACATTAAAAAATTTAAAGTCCTATAGAGTTGCTAATCTCTATAAATATCTTAGCTACAAAGCACTTACAGTAGAGCCAGGGCAACAGAAAACTTTTCATACTGCTCGTTTTTTATGGATGACAATCATAAATGATATAACTATTGTAAAAAAAATGATTATTTATAAAGCTATTATCAAACTAATAATTATGAGTATATTACCTAAGCAAACAGCTAAAATACTGCTTGAAAATTTCCCAAAATTATCTGACATGAGTACTTTTTTTGGGTATATTAAAACAGAATTTTAG
- a CDS encoding glycosyltransferase family 4 protein, protein MKIAYVTVNDIYNQNSWSKDVQGVCAAGYHISKHLIDESVEIDYLGPLSKNFTAFTKLKWTFYHYISKKDYYRWAEPLIAKDYAHQVQRKLKNLNSHIVLCPENIVPIAYLDCKQPIVIWTDATLSSLINFYRHMDNLCQENIRNIHLMEAEALNRCKLIIYTSDWAAKQAMKTYNIAANKIKVVPYGANLVCNRTLEDIHNIIKSKPQRPCKLLFMGVDWIRKGGNLAFEITKQLNDMGLNTELTIVGCKPKINEPLPQFVKYIEFIDKSKKTGLEKINQLFAEAHFLILPTIADCTPHVVAEANSFGVPAISTNVGGLATLIHDDLNGKIFPLDGSISAYCNYIITMMSNHDDYDQLAFSSFNEYQNRLNWNVAVQKTKKLINNFIV, encoded by the coding sequence ATGAAAATCGCTTACGTCACTGTAAATGATATTTACAATCAAAATTCATGGTCAAAAGATGTTCAAGGAGTTTGTGCAGCAGGCTATCATATATCAAAACATTTAATAGATGAATCTGTTGAAATAGACTATTTAGGCCCACTCAGTAAAAATTTTACAGCTTTCACTAAATTAAAATGGACTTTTTATCACTACATATCTAAAAAAGATTACTATCGTTGGGCAGAACCACTAATAGCTAAAGATTATGCTCATCAAGTTCAGAGAAAATTAAAAAATCTCAATTCACATATAGTACTATGTCCAGAAAATATAGTACCAATTGCTTATCTAGACTGTAAGCAACCGATTGTAATCTGGACTGATGCAACTCTCAGTTCTTTGATAAACTTTTATCGTCACATGGATAACTTGTGTCAAGAAAATATTCGTAACATTCATTTAATGGAAGCAGAAGCTTTAAATCGGTGTAAATTAATTATCTATACATCTGATTGGGCAGCTAAACAAGCTATGAAGACTTATAATATTGCTGCAAATAAAATTAAAGTAGTTCCTTATGGAGCTAATTTAGTATGTAATCGAACCCTTGAAGACATACACAATATCATTAAATCTAAACCTCAGAGACCATGCAAATTATTATTTATGGGTGTTGACTGGATCAGAAAAGGCGGTAACTTAGCTTTTGAAATTACAAAACAGTTAAACGATATGGGTTTAAACACTGAATTAACAATAGTCGGATGCAAACCCAAGATTAATGAACCTCTACCACAATTTGTCAAATATATAGAATTTATCGATAAATCTAAAAAAACTGGATTGGAAAAAATAAATCAATTATTTGCAGAAGCTCATTTTTTAATTTTGCCAACCATAGCAGACTGTACTCCTCACGTTGTGGCTGAGGCTAACTCCTTTGGAGTACCTGCTATATCTACAAATGTAGGTGGACTAGCAACTTTAATACATGATGATCTTAATGGAAAAATATTTCCATTAGATGGCAGTATTTCTGCATACTGCAATTATATAATCACAATGATGTCCAATCATGATGATTATGATCAATTAGCATTTTCATCTTTTAATGAATATCAAAATAGATTAAATTGGAATGTAGCAGTACAAAAAACCAAAAAGTTAATCAACAATTTCATTGTTTAG
- a CDS encoding FkbM family methyltransferase, whose amino-acid sequence MMSKLKINNQFIQRVYKRAIKEYRLLIQPKIIQIEGIKIKIGEHISPPVKKAMYIGEYESSELRAVKSKLSTNDIVMELGAGIGLLSSYCAKRIGSERVFTYEANPRLEIPIRETYQINQVLPNLEICLVGEENGEQTFYVGKNFWSSSIIPWNEGAKPITVAVKSFNQEIRKINPSFLIIDIEGGEYDLLKYADFYNVKKLVIEIHPKAIGQDKAIFVKSKLAEMGFQINHKLSKNSGILEELFLERNN is encoded by the coding sequence ATGATGTCAAAACTAAAGATAAATAATCAATTCATACAGCGGGTTTATAAACGTGCTATCAAAGAATATCGGCTGTTAATTCAACCAAAGATAATTCAGATTGAAGGAATTAAAATCAAAATTGGTGAGCATATTTCCCCACCTGTAAAGAAGGCTATGTATATTGGTGAATATGAAAGTTCTGAATTACGCGCAGTTAAATCTAAACTTTCCACCAATGATATCGTTATGGAGTTAGGTGCTGGCATAGGTTTACTTTCTAGCTATTGTGCTAAACGTATTGGTTCTGAAAGAGTGTTTACTTATGAAGCTAACCCTCGATTAGAAATTCCCATCCGTGAAACCTATCAAATAAATCAAGTTTTACCAAATTTAGAAATTTGTCTTGTAGGTGAAGAAAATGGAGAGCAAACTTTTTATGTAGGCAAAAATTTCTGGTCTTCTTCGATTATTCCTTGGAATGAAGGCGCTAAACCAATCACTGTTGCAGTTAAGTCATTTAATCAAGAAATTAGAAAAATTAACCCTAGCTTTTTAATTATTGATATTGAAGGTGGAGAATATGACTTGCTGAAATATGCTGATTTCTATAATGTCAAAAAACTGGTAATTGAAATTCATCCAAAGGCAATTGGACAAGATAAAGCTATTTTTGTTAAATCTAAATTAGCCGAAATGGGTTTTCAAATAAATCATAAACTTTCCAAAAATTCTGGAATTCTAGAAGAGCTTTTTTTAGAGAGAAATAATTAG
- a CDS encoding IS4 family transposase — MLPKFYQNCFQNVLTPAQYKMLEILLMLLQFHKTVTIEKLATVFPQPIKFESRRRSIQRFLLLPQLSIPYLWFPLLKRWVKNSLKRGEKRLIFAIDRTQWRSQNVFVISLIEQKRAIPVYWLLLPKKGCSNLGEQKKLIRPLLQLFKGYQMLVLGDREFHSIKLANWLHSKGIDFVLRQKQGTYIRQENQSHQRLQSLGLTPGISFFLTGIQATKQKGFANFNLAGYYKRKYRGVVEPAGWFLLTNLDSLKDAIKAFKLRSGIEAMFKDCKTGGYNLESTYADGQRLIALILLIAIAYTCAILVGRNSRSSGLQKYVGRLKELQRLHRRHSAFWIGLYGQLWVGAMEFWADLAHELMRLKPSKLPYFQQGLRAMTLIQSAL, encoded by the coding sequence ATGTTACCTAAATTCTACCAAAACTGCTTTCAAAATGTACTGACACCCGCACAGTACAAGATGCTAGAAATCTTACTAATGCTATTGCAATTTCATAAAACTGTGACAATTGAGAAACTAGCAACAGTATTTCCACAACCGATAAAATTTGAAAGTCGGAGGCGGAGTATACAAAGATTTTTACTACTACCTCAGTTGTCGATTCCATATCTGTGGTTTCCCCTGCTCAAACGATGGGTGAAAAATAGTCTGAAAAGAGGAGAGAAACGGCTAATATTTGCGATTGATAGAACACAATGGCGTTCACAAAATGTATTTGTAATTAGTTTAATAGAACAAAAAAGAGCAATACCTGTGTACTGGCTATTGTTACCTAAAAAAGGATGTAGCAATTTGGGAGAGCAGAAAAAATTAATTCGTCCACTATTGCAGTTATTTAAGGGATATCAAATGCTGGTACTGGGAGATAGAGAATTCCACAGTATAAAACTAGCAAATTGGTTACATAGCAAGGGCATTGACTTTGTATTGCGTCAGAAACAAGGTACTTATATTCGGCAAGAAAACCAATCACACCAACGCTTACAATCTTTGGGATTAACTCCTGGCATCTCGTTTTTTTTGACAGGGATTCAAGCAACTAAACAGAAAGGGTTTGCCAATTTTAATCTCGCCGGATATTACAAGCGCAAATATCGTGGAGTTGTTGAGCCTGCTGGCTGGTTTTTATTAACTAACCTTGATAGTCTCAAAGATGCCATTAAAGCATTTAAGTTGCGGAGTGGTATCGAAGCCATGTTTAAAGATTGTAAAACTGGGGGGTATAATCTCGAATCTACTTATGCTGATGGTCAACGTTTGATAGCACTGATTTTATTAATTGCTATTGCCTATACTTGTGCTATTTTAGTTGGTCGTAATTCTCGCTCCTCTGGACTACAAAAATATGTTGGTCGTCTGAAGGAGTTACAACGATTGCACCGCCGACATAGTGCTTTTTGGATTGGTTTGTATGGTCAGTTATGGGTAGGGGCAATGGAATTTTGGGCTGATTTAGCTCATGAATTGATGCGCCTCAAGCCCAGTAAACTGCCATATTTTCAACAAGGTCTACGGGCTATGACTCTTATCCAGTCTGCTTTATAA
- the htpG gene encoding molecular chaperone HtpG: MLEQGTISIHTENIFPIIKKSLYSDHQIFLRELVSNAVDAIQKLKMVSRAGEYNGDVGEPEIQLAIDKDKKTLSITDNGIGMTAEEVKKYINQVAFSSAEEFIHKYQGKADQPIIGHFGLGFYSSFMVAQKVEIDTLSYKEGSQAIHWTCDGSPEFILDESSRTTRGTTITLTLMTDEEEYLESARIQNLVKTYCDFMPVPIKLDGEVLNRQKAPWRESPSSLTKEDYLEFYRYLYPFQEEPLLWVHLNTDYPFIINGILYFPKMRPDVDVTKGQIKLFCNQVFVSDNCEEIMPQFLMPMRGVIDSSDIPLNVSRSALQGDRTVRKIGDYIAKKVGDRLKELYRDDREQYINAWKDLGTFVKFGALNDEKFKKQVEDIIVFRTTANFAQKAAETPAVEVQSSEGDAWQDVTPATFSSAPYTTIKEYLERNKERHENRVFYSTDESSQATYIELHKNQGLEVVFMDSFIDTHFINFLEREYNDVKFTRVDSDLDNTLLDQDKSGEIVDPKTNKTKSEVIKELFEKALNKPKVNIRTEVLKSDDPQGTPPAMVLLPEILRRLREMNAMMQQQNAEFPEDHILLVNTAHPLIQNLANLNQGSIIQDGAESPTGQLVNLICQHVYDLALMSQKGFDAEGMKSFVERSNDVLTKLTEQASK, from the coding sequence ATGCTAGAGCAAGGCACTATCAGTATTCATACTGAGAACATTTTCCCAATTATCAAAAAGTCTCTCTACTCAGACCATCAAATCTTCCTGCGGGAATTAGTCTCTAATGCTGTAGACGCTATTCAAAAGCTAAAAATGGTATCCCGCGCTGGAGAATATAATGGTGATGTAGGCGAACCAGAAATTCAACTGGCCATTGATAAAGATAAAAAGACTCTTTCCATTACCGATAACGGTATAGGGATGACAGCGGAGGAAGTAAAAAAATATATTAACCAGGTTGCTTTTTCCAGCGCGGAAGAATTTATCCACAAGTATCAAGGAAAAGCAGACCAACCAATTATTGGTCATTTTGGATTGGGTTTCTACTCTTCCTTTATGGTGGCGCAAAAAGTAGAAATTGATACCCTATCCTATAAAGAAGGTTCACAAGCAATTCACTGGACTTGTGATGGTTCGCCAGAATTTATCCTAGATGAGTCTTCCCGCACTACTCGCGGTACAACTATCACACTCACCCTGATGACAGATGAGGAGGAGTATTTAGAGTCTGCACGAATCCAAAATCTTGTCAAAACCTACTGTGATTTTATGCCAGTACCCATCAAGCTTGATGGTGAAGTATTAAACAGACAAAAAGCTCCTTGGCGAGAGTCTCCCAGTAGTTTAACCAAAGAAGATTATTTAGAGTTTTATCGCTATCTCTATCCTTTCCAAGAAGAACCGTTACTGTGGGTGCATCTGAATACAGATTATCCCTTTATTATCAACGGAATTCTGTATTTCCCCAAAATGCGCCCAGATGTGGATGTAACTAAAGGGCAAATCAAATTATTCTGCAATCAAGTGTTCGTGAGCGACAACTGTGAAGAAATTATGCCGCAGTTCCTAATGCCGATGCGCGGTGTAATTGATAGTAGCGATATTCCTTTGAACGTTTCGCGCAGCGCTTTACAAGGCGATCGCACCGTCCGCAAAATCGGCGATTATATAGCTAAGAAAGTAGGCGATCGCCTTAAAGAGCTTTACCGAGATGACCGTGAGCAGTACATTAATGCTTGGAAGGATCTCGGCACTTTCGTCAAATTTGGCGCTCTCAACGACGAAAAGTTCAAAAAACAAGTCGAAGACATTATTGTCTTCCGCACCACTGCCAACTTTGCCCAAAAAGCGGCTGAAACTCCCGCAGTTGAAGTACAATCCTCAGAAGGTGATGCTTGGCAAGATGTCACTCCAGCAACATTTAGTAGCGCTCCCTACACAACTATCAAAGAATATTTAGAACGCAATAAAGAACGCCACGAAAACCGCGTTTTCTACAGTACAGATGAATCCAGCCAAGCCACATACATAGAATTACACAAAAATCAAGGCTTGGAAGTTGTGTTTATGGACTCCTTCATTGACACCCACTTCATCAACTTCTTAGAACGAGAATATAACGATGTCAAATTTACCCGCGTAGACTCTGACTTAGATAATACCCTCTTAGATCAAGACAAATCAGGCGAAATTGTTGACCCCAAAACCAACAAAACTAAGAGCGAAGTTATTAAAGAGCTATTTGAAAAAGCTCTTAACAAACCCAAAGTTAACATTCGCACCGAAGTCTTAAAATCCGATGACCCCCAAGGGACACCCCCAGCAATGGTGCTGTTACCAGAAATTCTCCGCCGCCTGCGAGAAATGAATGCCATGATGCAGCAGCAAAATGCAGAATTTCCTGAAGACCACATTTTGCTAGTAAATACTGCCCATCCCCTAATTCAAAATCTGGCAAATCTCAACCAAGGTAGTATTATTCAAGACGGAGCAGAATCACCCACCGGCCAGCTAGTGAACTTGATTTGTCAACATGTTTATGATTTGGCGCTGATGTCTCAAAAAGGATTTGACGCGGAAGGAATGAAATCTTTCGTTGAGCGCTCAAATGACGTACTCACCAAGCTGACAGAACAAGCCAGTAAGTAG
- the rpmB gene encoding 50S ribosomal protein L28, whose product MSRRCELTGKKANNAFAISHSHRRTKRLQQANLQNKRVWWQGGNRWVKLKLSTKAIKTLEIKGLEAMAKEAGINLNHY is encoded by the coding sequence ATGTCTCGTCGCTGCGAACTAACTGGTAAGAAGGCAAATAACGCTTTTGCAATTTCTCACTCTCATCGCCGTACAAAACGTCTTCAACAGGCCAACCTCCAAAATAAGCGCGTTTGGTGGCAAGGTGGAAATCGCTGGGTAAAACTTAAGCTATCTACCAAAGCCATCAAAACCTTGGAAATCAAAGGTTTAGAAGCAATGGCTAAAGAAGCAGGTATTAACCTGAACCATTACTAA